The Georgenia sp. TF02-10 genome window below encodes:
- a CDS encoding S8 family serine peptidase: protein MHVRKMLAGAGVGALLATAAVTGPAGAAPAGDTESQEWLVLSEEGAAVDAVVEELAAAGATVESVNDAIGLVRVTAADDAFAEKARDLDGVAGVATNRIIGSVPERAAQPDAVERENLLTPPTAAPQPRAKRGADPLDDRLWGMDMIDADKAHRVERGDDQVTVGVLDTGVQADHPDLTANVDAARSRNFVTDIPAIDGPCEDPSCVDPATEDDGGHGTHVAGTIAASLDGFGLSGVAPDVTLVNIRGGQDSGYFFLGPVTDALTYAADTGIDVVNMSFYVDPWLYNCIGGAPEDPLEAAADQAVVIEAMTRSLNYAHDHGVTLVAALGNDFDNLSAPRVDTSSPDYDDPANDWDNAPYPRTIDNSTCFNLPTEGPHVIGVSAVGPSERKADYSNWVTDLRSGEIEVAAPGGWFRDGFGTPSYMTNENLILSTVPLVSLQDTGEVDEKGDITPIGESTGVIKQCTDAGVCGYYAWYQGTSMAAPHASGVAALVVSNAGRREADRSRGLTMDPDAVRDVIMFTARNHPCPRGGVQSYEQEGRGPEWTATCTGSSRFNGFYGDGIVNAHRAAQVPGIFANWGR, encoded by the coding sequence ATGCACGTCCGAAAGATGCTTGCCGGCGCCGGGGTGGGGGCGCTGCTCGCCACCGCCGCGGTGACCGGCCCGGCCGGCGCGGCGCCGGCCGGAGACACGGAGAGCCAGGAGTGGCTCGTGCTCAGCGAGGAGGGCGCCGCCGTCGACGCCGTCGTCGAGGAGCTGGCGGCGGCCGGCGCCACGGTGGAGTCGGTCAACGACGCCATCGGCCTGGTCCGCGTCACCGCGGCCGACGACGCCTTCGCCGAGAAGGCCAGGGACCTCGACGGCGTCGCCGGGGTGGCCACCAACCGGATCATCGGCTCGGTGCCCGAGCGGGCCGCCCAGCCCGACGCCGTCGAGCGGGAGAACCTGCTCACCCCGCCCACCGCCGCACCCCAGCCCCGCGCCAAGCGCGGCGCCGACCCGCTCGACGACCGGCTCTGGGGCATGGACATGATCGACGCGGACAAGGCGCACCGCGTCGAGCGCGGCGACGACCAGGTCACCGTGGGCGTGCTCGACACCGGCGTGCAGGCCGACCACCCCGACCTCACCGCGAACGTCGACGCCGCCCGCTCCCGCAACTTCGTCACCGACATCCCGGCCATCGACGGCCCGTGCGAGGACCCCAGCTGCGTGGACCCGGCCACCGAGGACGACGGCGGCCACGGCACCCACGTCGCCGGCACCATCGCCGCGAGCCTGGACGGCTTCGGGCTCAGCGGCGTCGCGCCGGACGTCACCCTGGTGAACATCCGCGGCGGGCAGGACAGCGGCTACTTCTTCCTCGGCCCGGTCACCGACGCCCTCACCTACGCCGCCGACACCGGCATCGACGTGGTCAACATGTCCTTCTACGTCGACCCGTGGCTGTACAACTGCATCGGCGGGGCGCCCGAGGATCCCCTCGAGGCGGCCGCGGACCAGGCCGTCGTCATCGAGGCGATGACCCGGTCGCTGAACTACGCCCACGACCACGGCGTCACCCTCGTCGCGGCGCTCGGCAACGATTTCGACAACCTGTCCGCCCCGCGCGTGGACACCTCCAGCCCGGACTACGACGACCCGGCCAACGACTGGGACAACGCCCCGTACCCGCGCACCATCGACAACAGCACGTGCTTCAACCTGCCCACCGAGGGTCCGCACGTCATCGGCGTCTCCGCCGTCGGGCCGTCCGAGCGCAAGGCCGACTACTCCAACTGGGTCACCGACCTGCGCTCGGGCGAGATCGAGGTGGCGGCCCCGGGCGGCTGGTTCCGCGACGGGTTCGGCACCCCGAGCTACATGACCAACGAGAACCTGATCCTCTCCACGGTGCCGCTGGTCTCCCTGCAGGACACCGGCGAGGTGGACGAGAAGGGCGACATCACCCCGATCGGGGAGAGCACCGGCGTCATCAAGCAGTGCACTGACGCCGGCGTCTGCGGGTACTACGCCTGGTACCAGGGCACGTCGATGGCCGCCCCGCACGCCTCCGGGGTCGCCGCGCTCGTGGTCAGCAACGCCGGCCGCCGCGAGGCCGACCGGTCCCGGGGCCTGACCATGGACCCCGACGCGGTGCGCGACGTCATCATGTTCACCGCCCGGAACCACCCCTGCCCGCGCGGCGGGGTGCAGTCCTACGAGCAGGAGGGCCGGGGGCCGGAGTGGACTGCCACCTGCACCGGCAGCTCCCGGTTCAACGGCTTCTACGGCGACGGCATCGTCAACGCCCACCGCGCCGCCCAGGTGCCGGGGATCTTCGCGAACTGGGGCCGCTGA